The Methanoculleus horonobensis genomic interval TCGACCGCTCCGGATTCGACGGCGGCCTCACGGAAGGCCTCTGCGCCCGTCTCGGTGAGCGTGAACGAGACGCCCCACCGGCCATCGAGGTCCTTCTGCGGCACGCCGACGCTGGTGATCTGGTCGCCGTAGAGGACGTGCTCGGTCTCGTTCCCGGCCGTCTGGACCCGTATCTCGAAGAGGCCCTGCTGGCCGACGATATCCTGCGCCGTCGCCATATCAACGCCGGCGAGTTCTATCCGCACGTACTGCGGGAACTCGCTTCCGGTCGGGGTGAGCAGGTTGATCCTCGCATCCTGCATCCCGAGAGCGTTCACCTTCTCGTTCAGGATCCGCTTCACCTCGTCTGCGGTGAACGGCGACACGCCCTTCTGGTAGGTTACGATCGAGGCACCCGACTGCGCAAAGATCGGTTCGAGGTCGGCACGGGTGACGCTCTTTCGGATCTCGATGTGGTTCTCGTCGATACGAATAACCTCGGTCTCAAGGCCTGTCCGCAGATCCTCCATGAGGTCTCCGACCGATCCCTCGGTCGAGAATGCCACGACCACGGACTGGAACTCCATCTGCAGCCACGAGCCGCCCTCGAGATCGAGGCCGAACTGGAGGTTCCCCTCAAGCCCTTTCTCCGGGCTCGGGGGGGCAAGATAGATGCCGACGAGGGAGCCGACGACCAGCAGGAGCACCAGGGCGACCCGCCAGTCTTTGATGAGAGTCTTGATAGTTTCGCCGTTCATTTCTTGTTCCCCCGGAGGACGTATTCCTTCAGAATTCCAGCGTTCAGCATCCAGGTGTTCATTATGTCCACAAAGAGCCCGATGAGGAGGACGCTCGCGATCTCGGCGATGATCTGGATCTGTCCCGCCGTGGCGACGACCCACATCGCGGCGATGGCTGCGAGGGTCGTGGTCGTCATGATGATCCCGGTCTTGAATGCGCCGGAGAGTTTCTCTTCGAGTTTCCCCTTGCGCTTCAGGAGGCGCGTGGTCAGCAGGATGTCACTGTCGACGGAGTAACCGATCAGCATCAGCAGGGCCGCCGTCGTCCCGAGGGAGAGCGGAATACCGATGATCTGCATGATCCCGCCGGTGATGACGATGTCGGCGAAGGCGGAGAGGACGACCGCACCCGCCGGCACGATGTTGCGGAACGCGATCATGACCACGACAGCCATGCCGATGAACGAGAAGATCAGGGCGAGAAAGGCCTGACTCTGGAGTGTCTTTCCGAACGTCTCGCCGATCTGGTCTATCTTCGAGTCGGGATACTTCTCGTTGATGAGCGCTACAAGGCTCTGGTACTGGGCACTGTCCATCGGGCCGAACTGGATGTATTTCCCGTCGCCGATTCCCTCACCCACCGACAACAGCGGATACCCGGCAAAAGTCGTCTCTATCGTCTCTCTGCTGTCGGACGTGAAGACGGTGACCGCCGTTCCTCCCGCAAAGTCGATGCCCGGCGTTATGGGCAGGCCGGTGGCAAGCGTAGTGTAGCCCAGCAGCACCCCGGCAAGGAGGAGGAGAACGAGGGGCAGCGCTACCATCTGCCGCGGAGAGTATTTGTTGACGTCGTATCTGGCAAATTCCATGCTGTATTAGTGTACGATGGTGAAAGGTTAAAGGGTTGCTCATGGATATGTGGTGGGACCCGGAATTCGCCCGGATATTACTGAAATGCCCCGGGAATTGCCCGGTAAAGGGAGGTTCCGTCCTGGGGCTGCAGGGAGTTTCTTCCCCGGGGCGTTCCCTCGTGCGGTTCGCTCGGGTGCATGCACATCCGCCGGTCGCACGGACGGCGTTCACGCTCCGGGCGTCTCTTCCATCCATATGCGCGCCGTGGAGACCGATGCGGAATGGGGGTGCCGCTTAATCGCGAGTATATCCGGTTAAAACCGTATCCGGGTTATGATATCCGGGGCTTGGGGAAACGGTGTCGGCATACCCGTCACGATTGCATTTCGTCAGACAATTGTCGTCCTCCTGGCAGAATACCCGATTTAATGATTGAAAAGAAAAGATATATATAAAATACCGAATCACAAGCACATATGAGATCACCCGGTGAGCTCAAAAAAGAGATAGAAGCTCGACTCAAAGGTTATCTCTCACGTGACCGGGATGGAATCCGACATGAGCTGCTCAACCTGTTCGTCAAAGTAAAATCTCTCACCATACCCCAGATCTACGAGAAGCTGCAGAAGCGGTTCTCGATCAGTTACCACTCCATCGCGTCCATGGTCGGCATCATAGCGTCCCGTATCGGCATCCTGCATGTGAGGCGGAACGCGGAGGGGACGAACTCCATCTACGAGCTGAAGGACCAGTACGTGGACGTGGTGGCGAGGATCCTCGGGACAGCATAATTCCCAGAAACCATACCTCTTTTTTAGCCTCAGCACCAATATGAGAGACTACCATGCAGAGCGACGTTGGGGAGCCAGGTCGATCACAGGGCATCTATGTTACGGAGGACGTCCGGTCGTATGTCCTCCAGAGGAAACGCGACTTCCGAGTGAGCACATCCTGCAGCGGACCCATCCTCCTGCCGGTATCGGTCAAGCCGCCGAAGGCGACCGACCTGCAGGTTCCGATCGGTGATTACACCGTCTATATATCGAAGTACCAGGCCCGCTACATCGATTCCATCCACAGAGGAATGATTCCTATATTCTACGAAGATTTCTAGATCATGAGCTTCGAAGAACTGGAGCACACCGCCGACGTCCTCATGCGGGTGCGGGGCACGACCTTGAACGAGCTCTTTGCCGAGGCGGGCCGGGCGATGTTCCACGTGATGTACGGCCCCTGCGAGGAGAGGGGAGTCGAACGGAGGATCGAGATCGAGGCGGAGAACCTCGAATCACTTCTGATCGACTACCTCTCGGAACTGCTCTTCGTCACCGAGGTCGAGAACACCGTCTTCTGCACCTTCGACGTCGATCTCCGGGGCACCCGGCTCTCCGCCGTCCTCAGGGGCGAGCCGTTCGACCCCGCACGGCACTCGGCCGGAACGCTCGTCAAGGGCATATCTTACTTCGGGCTCGAAATCGTTAAAGAAGAAGAGGGCTACGTGGTGGAGATCATCTTCGATATCTGAGAGGTTGCCATGCTTACCGGAATCAATAAGATCGGAGACCTCGAATGGGAGGTTCCTATCGGATACGTCCCCGATATGCGGGTGCCGGGGCGCTTTTTCCTCTCCCGGACACTGGCGGAGACGCTCGAAGAGGGAGCCGTCCGCCAGCTCGCGAACGTCGCGACGCTCCCGGGGATCGTGAAGCACTCGCTTGCCATGCCCGACATCCACTGGGGATACGGGTTTCCCATCGGCGGTGTCGCCGCGTTCGATATGACCGAAGGGGTCATCTCCCCCGGCGGGGTCGGGTTCGACATCAACTGCGGCGTCCGGCTGATCACGACGCCCCTGACCGAGGCCGATCTCGCCGGCAAGAAACGCGACCTGATCGAGCGGCTCTTCGACGCCGTGCCGACCGGAGTGGGCGCAAAGAGTACCCTGCGGGTCTCGAACAAGGATCTCTCCGCGGTCATGGTCGACGGCGCCCGGTGGGCGGTCGAGCGCGGGCTCGGCACCGAAGCCGATCTCGTCCGGTGCGAGGGCGAAGGGGCGATGCCGGGCGCCGATCCCGACGCGGTCAGCGCCAAAGCGCGCCAGCGGGGCGTGCCGCAGCTCGGGACGCTCGGCGCGGGAAACCACTTCCTGGAGGTCCAGGTGGCAAAGGAGATCGTCGACCCCGAAGCAGCGAAGGTCTTCGGGATCGCCGAAGGGCAGGTCTGTTTCATGGTGCACTGCGGCTCCCGCGGCCTCGGCCACCAGGTCGCGACCGATCATTTGCGAACGCTTGAAGGTGCGCTCCCGAAGTACGGGATACGCCTCCCCGACCGGCAACTCGCCTGCGCCCCGCTCGACTCTCCGGAAGGCCGTGCCTACTACGGGGGCATGGTCTCGGCCGCAAACTACGCCTGGGCAAACCGGCAGGTCATCATGCACGAAGCGCGGAAGGTCTTCGCGCACCTCTTCGGGATCGAGTACGACGAGATGCAACTCATCTACGACGTCGCGCACAACGTCGCGAAGTTCGAGCGCCACGACGTCGACGGGGTCTCGACGGAGGTCTGCGTACACCGCAAAGGCGCGACGCGGGCGTTCGGCCCGGGAGCGGAGGGCGTTCCCCGGGAGTATGCCGCGATCGGGCAGCCGGTGATCATCCCCGGAAGCATGGGGACGTCGTCCTACCTCCTCCACGGCACGACCACCGCAATGCAGAAGACGTGGGGGAGCACCTGCCACGGCGCAGGAAGAGTGCTCAGCCGGTCGAAGGCGAAGAAAGAGGTCAGCGGGAAGGAACTCCGTGAACGCCTCGCGGGAGAGGGCATTCTGGTGCGCGCCCACAGCGACGCCGCCCTCGCGGAGGAGGCTCCGACAGTCTACAAGCCGAGCCGGGAAGTGGTGCGTGTCGTGCACGAAGCGGGCCTCTCGGATATCGTCGCCCGGCTGGAACCGCTCGGGGTGATCAAGGGATGACCGGCAGGACGGGGCTGCTCTGGGACACGCCCCTCATGTTCTCACGCCTCATCGAGGACTGCGGCACCGCTTGCGAATCGGTCAACCCGAACATGCTTGCCTCGCCGTTCTGGCGCGGGAGGTTTGCTGCGGTCATCGTGCCGACGGGGTTTGCAAACCCGGCTTACTCGAACCTCCTCCCCGCTCTCCGGGCTGCAGAAGGCCGTATCCGCCGGTTCGTCGAGAACGGCGGCCGGCTGCTGGTCTTCGGCGCGGGATGCTCGCGCGAGGACGCCTACGACTGGCTCCCGTTCCCGGTGACTTACTCGTTTGGCTACGGGCCGCGTGCCGTCCGGTTTGCCGGGGAGAGCACCTTCAACTCCCTTTTTTCGGGGTACGACCTCGACGCCGTCGAGTGCGACGGCTCGTTCCCGGCACACGGCGGCGAGACGCTTGCCGCCACGCCCGGAGGAGAGACGCTCCTCGTCGGGAAGCCGCTCGGCGACGGGATGATCCTGGCAACCAGCATCCATGAGTACCCGTCGCGTGAATTCTTGAAGGAGTTCTCCTGCGGAGATAAGGAAACATTATTTTAGATAAACCGTGATGAACAGTATGGATACGGCCATGGATCAATACATCGTCTCTGCGTCTTCGAGCGCGCGCGATCTCGCCCCGATCGTGGTATGTATTCACGATCTGCTTGGTCGGCTGCCTGTTACGGCACGATCCCGCGACCATCCCGGGGTCAGGGTCGAGGACGGAAAGGTTGTCGACGAGGCCTATACCGGCCCGATCCTCGAGGAAGTCCTGGCGGAGAACGTAACGTTGAGGGTCAGGCCCCCGAGAGGCCCGTACAAGGGCATCCCGGTTGTGGTGGCGCCGGTAAGGGACGAGGAAGGAAGTGCAATCGGTGCAATCGGCATCGTCGATGTGACCGGCATCTTTGATCTGGCGGGTTTCATGGAGCAGAATACGGTGATCCGGAGGCAGGTCTGCGGCGAGGACCCGTGTCCGCTCCCGACCGAGTCGCCTGCAGCGAAAAGGTAATGGACATGAAGGACACGGCAATCAACGTACTGAAGATACTCGAAGAATCGCCCGGCCCGGTATCGGGCGAACGGATTGCAGAGCAGCTGGGCATCACCCGGTCGGCCGTCTGGAAGCAGATACGCGAACTCCGGAGGCTGGGATACGGGATATCGTCGTCCCGGGTGGAAGGCTACCGCCTCGAGGCGAAGAGCGACCGGCTCCTGCCCTACGAGATCAACAAGATACTCCGCACCCGGGTTCTCGGACGGCAGATCCGTCACTTCGACAGCACCGCCTCCACGGGCTGGATCGCAAAGAAACTTGCCGCCGAGACCGATCCCGAGAACCTGCACGGCATGGTGATCATTGCTGAAGAGCAGACCGGCGGGGTAGGAAGGCTCGGACGCGCCTGGGTCTCGCCGGCCGGCGGCATCTGGGCCACCATTCTCTTGAAACCAGGTGTCCCGCTCGACCATCTCTTCATGATCACCATGGCCGGGTCGGTCGCGATTGCCCGTGCCATCCGCAAGGAGTACGGCATCAGTGCGCTCATCAAGTGGCCCAACGACATCTTCATCGGGGACAAGAAGGTCGCCGGTCTACTCCTGGAACTTGCTGCCGAAGCGGATACCGTGCACTACGCCCTCCTGGGGCTCGGGATCGACGCGAACGTCTCTCTCGACGATCTCTCCTCGAACCTGCGGGAGACGGTGACCACGCTCCAGGCCGAGGTCGGCCATGAGGTCGACCGCGTGGCGCTTCTTGCCCGGGTGCTGCGGGAGTTCGAGCTGCGCTACCAGCAGCTCGAGGACGGCGAGTACGATTCCATCATCCGCGAGTGGAAGAGCCTCTCCCTGACACTCGACCACCGGGTGGCCATCAAGACGATCAACAAGACCTTCTCGGGGGAGGCGATCGATATCGACGAGCACGGCGCCCTGGTCATCAGGAAGGACAACGGGAAGGTAGAGCGGGTCATCGCCGGGGACTGTTTCCAGCTCTGACCTGCCGGTCGACACCCATACACTTTTTGGATCGGCGAGAAGGTCTCCCCATCGGAACGGGAATCTCCCGGGGTTATGTGATGCAGTTCGTCAGGCATCAACAGGATTTTTCTTGTCAACCACCCAAAATAAAATGGTTGACATGATGCACCGAGCCCGGATCCTCGCCTACAGCAGTACGTTCGTCGCGCTGATCGCCGCCGGGAGCTGGATCTCCATCCCGCTTCCCCCGGTTCCGCTCACGCTCCAGACCCTCTTCGTCCTGTTATCCGGGATCGTCATGAAGCGGTACGGGGTGATCCCCGTCGCCCTCTACGTCCTCCTCGGGGCGGCGGGCCTCCCGGTCTATCACAACGGCACGGCGGGCCTTGGGGTCCTTCTCGGCCCCACGGGCGGGTTCCTGGTCGGCTTCATCCCCGCCGCCCTCGTCGCCGGGCTCGCCTACGAACAGAAGTCGCCGACGACGCGGATCGCAGGGCTGATCACGGCGACCGTTCTCACCTACGTCTTCGGCGTCGCATGGCTCGCCTGGTCGGCATCGCTCTCACTTCCTCAGGCGATCCTTGTCGGCGTCGCGCCGTTCATCGTCGGTGCCGTCGTGAAGGTCGCGGCGGCATACGCCATAGGGAAACGGGTGGCATGATCCGTATCGCCGATCTCCGGCACCGGCTGCTCGACATCCCCGGCGTTGCGGTGGACGCGCGCCATATCGCCGTCATCGGGCCGAACGGGAGCGGCAAGACGACACTGCTCTCGGTCTGCTCCGGGATTGAGGAGCCTGAGACGGGGACGGTTCAACTCCTCGACCGTCCACCGTCGGCCGTGAAGGTCGGGTGGGTGGGGGAGTTCCCCGACCGGACGCTCCTCTTCTCCCGGGTCTACGACGAGATCGCGTCGACGCCCCGGTTCCGCCACCGCCCCTGCCCCGAGACGGACAGGCCGGTCCGGGCGGCCGCGGAGGTTGTCGGCATCCGCCACCTCCTCGGCAAGAAGGTCTCGGCCCTCTCCGGGGGCGAGAAGGTGCTCGTCGCGCTGGCCGCCGCCTGCGCCGGCGAGCCCGAGGTGCTCGTCCTGGACGAGGCCGACTCGCACCTGGACGCCGTGACGGCGGAGCGCGTCCGGCGCGTGGTGCGGGAGAGCGCCGCAGCCCACGTGCTCTGGTGCACGCAGTCGATGGACGCCGCGGCCACCGCGGACTGCGTCCTCTTCATGGAGAACGGCCGCGTCCGGCACCACGGCACGCCGGAGGAGGTCTTCTCCGCGCTCGAGGAGACGTGCTTTTACCCCACGCTCTGGAGGGTCCGCCGGTGAAGGTCGAACTCATGGATCTCGTCTTCTCGCGGGACTCGTTCGTCCTCCGGGGCAGCGGCACCTTCGGCGAGGGCGTACACCTGGTCAGCGGGCCGGTGGGGAGCGGGAAGTCGACGCTCGCCCTCCTGCTTGCGGGGCTGCTCCGGCCCGAGAGCGGGGCCGTCCACCGGGACGGCGTTCTCTCGGCAGATCTCCTGCTGCAGTTCCCCGAGCACCACGTCACCTGCCCGACGGTCGCCGGGGAGGCCGCTTCCTGGGGGCTCGTGCCGGAGGACGCGCTCGCGCTGGCGGAGTTGTCGGCGCGTGCGGATGACGACCCGTTCCACCTCTCCCGCGGCGAACTCAAGAGACTGACTCTCGCCTGCGCGCTCCTGAGAGATCCCGACCTGTTGCTGCTGGACGAACCGTTCAGTTCTCTCGACTGCACCGCGAAGAGGAAGGCCTGCAGGATGCTCGAGGAGCGGGATGCCGGCATCACGATCGTCTTCTCGCACGAGCGCGCGATCCTTCCCCGGGTCGACGCGATCTGGGAGATGGAGGAGGGAGTTCTCGCGGCCCGCGGCGGCGTGCCCGATGCGATCCCTTCCTGGCGGCACGCCCCGCCGTATCTCCGGTATGCCCTGGATCAGGGTGCCCGTCCCGCGAACATCAGGCTCTCCGACGCCCGGGAGGCGCTATGCAGGATCCGCGGCTGAGGCTTCTCTCCGTCGCCGTCCTCTCGCTCGCGGCGTTCGCGAGCACCGTGGGAGCCGCCGCCGCACTCGCCTGGTGGCTGCTCTTTACGCCGCGCACACGATCGCTCCCCCGGCCGGCGGTGCTGCTGCCGCTCATTGCAATGGTCGCCGCAACGGCGCTCGTCTCCGCGTGGGGCGGCGGCGCGGGGCTCTCCTACTTCTTCCGGATGACCGTGATCCTCCTCCTCGCGGCGTGGACGTATGCCGAGACGGAGGATGGAGAAGTGCTTGCCGTGGCGGTCTGGGCTCTCGGGAACCGGGTGGGGTTCGAGGTCGGGCTCGTCGCCGAGATGGGAATTTCCGGCATCTCCGTGCTCCGCCGGGAGATCGAGCAGGTGCGGACGGCGATGGCGCTGAAGGGCATCCGGCCCGGCGTCCGTTCGATCGTTCCGCTCGCCGTCACCCTCATCGTCACAGAGATCAGGCGGGCCGACGAGATTGCGCGCCTGCTCGTGGTGCGGGGGTACACGATCGGGGGGAGGATATGCCCCCGGTTCAGGGCTGATCCTCTGGACGCCCTGGCCGCAATAATGGCCGTAATACCCGCCCTTTTATCGACTCTCCCTCTTCGCGACGTTTTTATATTAGTAGGATGAATTTTTGAGAGGCTTTATCGATATCTTCTCAGCCCTTCGAGGTGTACAATTCGATGTGTGCTGCCAAATTAGATTCACTCAATATTACCGATACCACGCTTAGGGACGCGCATCAATCGCTCATCGCCACCCGCCTCCGGACTGAGGACATGCTCCCTCTTGCCCGGGCCATCGACGAAGTGGGTTTCTTCTCCGTCGAAGCCTGGGGCGGGGCGACCTTTGACAGCTGCATCAGGTTCCTCAACGACGATCCCTGGGAACGTCTCCGGGTGCTGAAGGCAGAGCTCCGGCGCACGCCTATCCAGATGCTCCTGCGGGGCCAGAACCTCGTGGGCTATCGGCACTACCCCGATGACGTGGTGGAAAAGTTCGTAGAGGCGTCGGCGCGTAACGGGGTCGACATCTTCCGGGTCTTCGATGCGTTGAACGATGTCCGGAACATGAAGAAAGCGATGGCGGAGGTCAAGAACGTCGGAGCGCACCTGCAGGGCGCGATCTCCTACACGACGAGCCCCGTCCATTCCGTCGCGACGTTCGTTGAGATGGCACAGGATCTCTACTCGCTCGGCTGCGACTCGATCTGCATCAAGGACATGG includes:
- a CDS encoding preprotein translocase subunit SecD, with the translated sequence MNGETIKTLIKDWRVALVLLLVVGSLVGIYLAPPSPEKGLEGNLQFGLDLEGGSWLQMEFQSVVVAFSTEGSVGDLMEDLRTGLETEVIRIDENHIEIRKSVTRADLEPIFAQSGASIVTYQKGVSPFTADEVKRILNEKVNALGMQDARINLLTPTGSEFPQYVRIELAGVDMATAQDIVGQQGLFEIRVQTAGNETEHVLYGDQITSVGVPQKDLDGRWGVSFTLTETGAEAFREAAVESGAVDNPDAHNLVMILDNETVYSAPLSGELAGQLRSGPVRSLSASTGTGDAGLEDAMTLQIHLRAGALPVKVDIVGSGSVPAALGEQFKMTVALAGLLALLTVAVVVYYRYREPSIVIPMVAINLAEIIILLGISRFIIQLDLATIAGLIAVVGTGIDQLVIITDEVLHEGRVPSPNLYMKRYGRALGIIAVAAATVFIAMLPLALMDLSTLRGFAIITILGVLIGILVTRPAYGKIIMAILSK
- a CDS encoding protein translocase subunit SecF, giving the protein MEFARYDVNKYSPRQMVALPLVLLLLAGVLLGYTTLATGLPITPGIDFAGGTAVTVFTSDSRETIETTFAGYPLLSVGEGIGDGKYIQFGPMDSAQYQSLVALINEKYPDSKIDQIGETFGKTLQSQAFLALIFSFIGMAVVVMIAFRNIVPAGAVVLSAFADIVITGGIMQIIGIPLSLGTTAALLMLIGYSVDSDILLTTRLLKRKGKLEEKLSGAFKTGIIMTTTTLAAIAAMWVVATAGQIQIIAEIASVLLIGLFVDIMNTWMLNAGILKEYVLRGNKK
- a CDS encoding DUF2551 domain-containing protein, translating into MRSPGELKKEIEARLKGYLSRDRDGIRHELLNLFVKVKSLTIPQIYEKLQKRFSISYHSIASMVGIIASRIGILHVRRNAEGTNSIYELKDQYVDVVARILGTA
- a CDS encoding archease; its protein translation is MSFEELEHTADVLMRVRGTTLNELFAEAGRAMFHVMYGPCEERGVERRIEIEAENLESLLIDYLSELLFVTEVENTVFCTFDVDLRGTRLSAVLRGEPFDPARHSAGTLVKGISYFGLEIVKEEEGYVVEIIFDI
- a CDS encoding RtcB family protein — translated: MLTGINKIGDLEWEVPIGYVPDMRVPGRFFLSRTLAETLEEGAVRQLANVATLPGIVKHSLAMPDIHWGYGFPIGGVAAFDMTEGVISPGGVGFDINCGVRLITTPLTEADLAGKKRDLIERLFDAVPTGVGAKSTLRVSNKDLSAVMVDGARWAVERGLGTEADLVRCEGEGAMPGADPDAVSAKARQRGVPQLGTLGAGNHFLEVQVAKEIVDPEAAKVFGIAEGQVCFMVHCGSRGLGHQVATDHLRTLEGALPKYGIRLPDRQLACAPLDSPEGRAYYGGMVSAANYAWANRQVIMHEARKVFAHLFGIEYDEMQLIYDVAHNVAKFERHDVDGVSTEVCVHRKGATRAFGPGAEGVPREYAAIGQPVIIPGSMGTSSYLLHGTTTAMQKTWGSTCHGAGRVLSRSKAKKEVSGKELRERLAGEGILVRAHSDAALAEEAPTVYKPSREVVRVVHEAGLSDIVARLEPLGVIKG
- a CDS encoding DUF2111 domain-containing protein, whose translation is MDTAMDQYIVSASSSARDLAPIVVCIHDLLGRLPVTARSRDHPGVRVEDGKVVDEAYTGPILEEVLAENVTLRVRPPRGPYKGIPVVVAPVRDEEGSAIGAIGIVDVTGIFDLAGFMEQNTVIRRQVCGEDPCPLPTESPAAKR
- a CDS encoding biotin--[acetyl-CoA-carboxylase] ligase, which produces MKDTAINVLKILEESPGPVSGERIAEQLGITRSAVWKQIRELRRLGYGISSSRVEGYRLEAKSDRLLPYEINKILRTRVLGRQIRHFDSTASTGWIAKKLAAETDPENLHGMVIIAEEQTGGVGRLGRAWVSPAGGIWATILLKPGVPLDHLFMITMAGSVAIARAIRKEYGISALIKWPNDIFIGDKKVAGLLLELAAEADTVHYALLGLGIDANVSLDDLSSNLRETVTTLQAEVGHEVDRVALLARVLREFELRYQQLEDGEYDSIIREWKSLSLTLDHRVAIKTINKTFSGEAIDIDEHGALVIRKDNGKVERVIAGDCFQL
- a CDS encoding biotin transporter BioY; protein product: MVDMMHRARILAYSSTFVALIAAGSWISIPLPPVPLTLQTLFVLLSGIVMKRYGVIPVALYVLLGAAGLPVYHNGTAGLGVLLGPTGGFLVGFIPAALVAGLAYEQKSPTTRIAGLITATVLTYVFGVAWLAWSASLSLPQAILVGVAPFIVGAVVKVAAAYAIGKRVA
- a CDS encoding ATP-binding cassette domain-containing protein yields the protein MIRIADLRHRLLDIPGVAVDARHIAVIGPNGSGKTTLLSVCSGIEEPETGTVQLLDRPPSAVKVGWVGEFPDRTLLFSRVYDEIASTPRFRHRPCPETDRPVRAAAEVVGIRHLLGKKVSALSGGEKVLVALAAACAGEPEVLVLDEADSHLDAVTAERVRRVVRESAAAHVLWCTQSMDAAATADCVLFMENGRVRHHGTPEEVFSALEETCFYPTLWRVRR
- a CDS encoding ATP-binding cassette domain-containing protein, coding for MKVELMDLVFSRDSFVLRGSGTFGEGVHLVSGPVGSGKSTLALLLAGLLRPESGAVHRDGVLSADLLLQFPEHHVTCPTVAGEAASWGLVPEDALALAELSARADDDPFHLSRGELKRLTLACALLRDPDLLLLDEPFSSLDCTAKRKACRMLEERDAGITIVFSHERAILPRVDAIWEMEEGVLAARGGVPDAIPSWRHAPPYLRYALDQGARPANIRLSDAREALCRIRG